ATCATCAAATTGCGTATTTAATCCGTGACTTCCCATTGCATCACCTAAATCACAAATTCTTACAATGTAAGTATTCGGTGGAATGCTTCTGGTTAGAAATGGTGCAGTATGAGTATAATATCGTTCTGAAATATCAGGTACGCACTTGCTCGTATATGGAAAAATAATCACTAAATTATTATTTGCATAATATTGCTTAGGTTTTTCAATCGTATATAGAACATTATTTAATTCATTGAAAGATTTAGAAAAATAAGGTAATAATTCAGCATAATTATTTTTATTCATTTTTCTAAAAATGGTAATTCCAGAATTATGTTCTATGGCAACAAACCCTTTTCGATTAAGAGCATAAACAATTTCTGTTAATTTTTTATCCTTACGAGCATACTTTACAAAAAATTTCTTTTCTTGATTTGTGATACCCAAATAATTAACCGCATCATTATTTAATACGCTTTCAAAATTTTCCAAAGAATCTTGAATATCCTCTGCTCGTAGAATGATTTCTAAAGGTGAAATATTATTTATATACTGATACACCCTAGTAAAAACTCTTACATACATCGAAATCAAATCTTGTTGATTCTTTGCAGAATAAACAAATCCGATTCTGCGATCTTCTACATCCTTAGCAACAGGCTTGAATTCAGCAAAAGTTGTCATAATGAATTGTATAAAATTATCATAAATTGTGCTGTTGGTTTTACTATCACATCTCAAAAAGAAACTAAACTTTTTGTACTTAATGTTATAACTCATACCTATAATGTAATCTTTTACCAAAAACTCAAATGCAACTGTTGTCTCACTATAAATTCTTGTGTGAAATTTTTGTGTATCAAAGTTATCTTTAATTGCTAATAAAACTTCACTTTGAATTTGATTTAAATCTAACTGAGCCATTTTAATCTTCTTTTTCCTGAAAATACTTCTGTAACAATGCTTTTTTATCGACTTTATGATTGACGCTAGTTGGAATTTCATCAATTTTAATCAACTCCGATGGAACCATATAAGATGGTAATATTTCTTGTAAAGATTCTTTTAATTGAGCTTCGCTAATAGATTCTAGCTGGGAGGTTGTATAAAACCCAACTAAACGTAATACAGTACCGCTTGCACGTCTTAATGCTATTACTGCTGTTTTTTCTATATTAAACTCTTTAAGGGTGAATATCTTTGCCTCTATTTCTGAAAGCTCAATTCGATATCCATTTAACTTGATTTGTTCATCTATTCTTCCTTGACAATAAACTAAACCATCTTTCTCATAGCCACAATCTCCTGTTCTATACAAAGGCGATTCACTATCTGACAAGAATAAATGTTTACTATTTTCTTCTGGATTATTTAAATAACCACGCATTACGTGAATACCTGATGTACATATTTCTCCATTATCAATACTTAATGTTGAATTTAAGACAGGAAACCCTATTGGTAAATCATCGTCAGAATCAAGCATCTCAGCAGTTATATCAACAAAAGAGCTAATAATTGTTGCTTCTGTTGGACCATAACCATTGATTACTCGTGCATTCGGGAATCGATTCAAGATTAAAGTGACGACTTGCTTAGATAGGCTTTCCCCAGCTAAAAAGAATTCTTTTAATGAAGGGAGGTTCTCACTATTGAATTTAGGATTCATCAATTGTTGCAGTGCAAAAGAAGGAGTTGAAACCCAAGTTGATATCTCTGTCTTCTGTAAAAATGTTAACCAAAAATTAGGATTAGCGATATCTTCTCGACTATTCAAAACCACTTTACTTTCATAAATCAATGCACCAAAGAGGTCAAAAATAGAAACATCAAAAGAAAAAAGACACTGGTTCATAAAAATATTTGGCGAAGACAGTCTTAATTGGTCTCTCATCCAGAGGATCAAATTAGAGACACTCTCTCTTCCTATTTGTACACCTTTAGGCTTTCCTGTTGTTCCTGATGTAAAAATTAAATATGCAAGATCCTTTTCTTCCAACTCAACTACATCACTAGAACGCTGTTCAAATATACCGCTATCTGTATGATAGATATAACACGCTTTCGAAATTTCACAAATATCATTAACTCTAGATAAAGGATAAATATTATCTAGTGGAATAAAAGGTATTTTATGAAGTAAACAGCCATAAATCGCTACAACAAAATCTATTTCCTTATGCCCATAAATAATCAAAGGATTATTCTTGTCAGCACAGCATAGTTGCTTATACTGCTTAATAAATACAGTGATTTTCTCCGAAAGCTCTTTCCAGCTACACGACTCTTTACTATTTTCAATGGCAATATTCTCTGATGTATTACCAACAAGCCGCTTGAACAATAAATTACTTAATTCATTCATATTGATTTCCAATTCTATTTCACATTTTTTTTAATAAAATCAACCAATGTTTTTGTATCAGCAAAAATATCCATAATCTGTTCAAAAGGAATTTCAACACCAAACTCCTTTTTAATTTCCATAATTAACTCCATCACACTAATGGAATCAATAAGCCCTGTAGAAATTAGTTCTTGACCAAGCTCAACCTTATTTTTTTGAACACCTTTTGCTACCATTTTAAGAATTTTTGATTCTAAACTCATACTTATTACTCCTAATAAAAAATAATGGTACTGTTGTACCCTTTTAAGACATTAAAGTCTCTCACTACATCTAACGAGCACCAAATCCCGTGATTATGGTTCTAATAGTTTTAAAGAAAATCAGTAAATCAAAAGAAAAAGATAAATTTTTAATATAATAAAAATCATATTCCAGTTTTACTTTAGTCTCAGCTACATTTTCTGTATAACCATACTCTACTTGTGCCCACCCCGAAATACCTGGTTTTACAATATGTCGATAATTATAAAAAGGGATTTCTTTATTAAAATTTTCAACACACTCTACTTGCTCCGGTCTTGGCCCAATTAAGCTCATATCCCCTCTTAAGACATTAAATAATTGAGGTAATTCATCAATACGTGTTTTTCTAATAAACCGTCCTATTGAAGTAATACGAAAATCATTATGCTTAGTAAACTTAGCTCCCGTATTTTCTAATCTTTTACACATACTACGAAACTTATACATCACAAAAGGCTTCCCGCCTTGACCAATTCTTATTTGAGAAAATATGCACCACGCTTTGGTATCTATCATCACAACCAACCCCGTAATAATAAGCAAGGGGAATGTAATAGGTAAACTCACAATCACTAAAAAGACATCAATTATTCTTTTTATCACTTGATATCTCTTTGATGGAAGCAATGAACCCAATTCATTTTCATACATATGATCAATCTTTACTCTACCTAATACCATTTCTAATAACCTAGAACTATGATAAACAGGTATTCCTTTCAATGAACAATCAGCCAAAAAAAACATCCATTTATTGGGCAGACCAGCTCTTAAATCAGCCATTATAATATCAATATTCTTATCTACTTTTTGAGCATCATCTATTTTTACCCAAGTAATAAAAGATACCTCTGGCGTGTAAATGTTTCCAAAAGGCAAATAACCTACAATTTTTTTATCATATACCATATTGATATACTCAAAAAACAGAAATAAAGACAGCATTACTATTCCAGAACCACCCAAATAATATACAGAATAGGATAGCCTAAAAATCAATAAACAAAGCAATGCAACCATTAACCAAAAAGAAAAAATCGGAATAATATAGCGATAACTCAAATTATGTAAATGAATCGAAAAACGATTGATACTGAAAAACGTGCATAAATAAACGCCAACCATAAGACATAAACTTTGCCCTTTGATAGCTACCGTAAACCAGCTATGCAAATCAGCATTCCACATAACAACGCCCACTAAATATAATGAAACAAAAGCCCCTATAAAGAACTGAATCCCCCAATACTGTAAAAGCTTTATCAATAATGTTCTCATTAAAATATTCATTGTTTTTTCAACTATTTATTATTATAAAAATTTAATTTCAGACTAATTTACTAAGAATAATCTCTGCATTTCCATCACTTTGATTATTCAATATAGGATTTAATAATTCATTCACCAGTAATCGCTCTTTCTTATAAAAATCGCTATTTAATAACTTCAAGATATCAATCATAAAATCCTGCATACATTCAGGCTTAGGTCCAGGTGTATATTTATAATAATCTATTGAAAAACCAACATATTTCTCATAAACATCAATATCATAAGGTAGAAACAAAACTGGTTTTTCAGTCATTAAAAAATCGATATATATACTTGAATAATCTGTTATCAATAAATCAAAACTAAATAGTAATTCGTTAATATCTGGTAACTCATTCGAATCTAATATAGAAATATTAGTTAGCGTCAAAAGACTGTTAATTTCTTGATCATCAAAGCATGGGTGCAATCTTAAATGTATCTTAATTTTATTGTCTAATAAAAAATCATTTAAAATATTCAAATCTAAATCTTTAAAAGGGCACAACTCTGTATCACCATAAGGTCTCCAAGTCGGTGCATACAAAATATGTTTATATCCAGATTCTAAATATTTTTTCTCTAACTCTAATTGATTGAAATGCAACCTTACATCATTCCTCGACTGCCCTGAAAGTAATATTTGGTTATTTTTTAAATGAAGGCTATTCTGCCACGTTTTATGAAACACATCAGATACTGAAAAAAAATAACTAAAATTATATTTTATGATCGAATAATATACTTTTTTAAAAAGGAAAATATTCTCTTCAAGTAAACCAATATTTTTTAAAGGTGAGCCATGCCCTAAATGAAAAACATTACGACGAAACTTATGAAAGCATCCCCCAATTGGTGTTTCAAAGGAAGAAGTAATCCAAGTTTTTGCACTTAAAATATATAATTTATTTTTTAACCCTTTTGAGCTAATAAAATAATTTCCATATTGAGCAATTAGCTTGTTACGCAACGAATCATCATCAATTACAAAAGATGTTTCAAACTCCTTTTTATATTTTATAAAATATAAAAATAAATACTTTGAGTTATGAGAGAACTGCATATTATACTGAGAATTAAAGATAATCCTCTTTTGCTTCCTCATCCAAAAAATACTTAAAATAGAAAAAGGTAACCCAACTAAAAATATAAAAAGTCTTATTTTTGAGTATTTAATTGGATTAGTTATTCTTTTAAATAAGATTCTCATCAACTCTTTTTTTATTATTCTCAATTTCTCTATCTCTAAGATCACAAAGTTGACAAATTGTCTCTATAAACATTTTTGTACTCTGCTTATTTGCATAATCAAAATCACCGAGAAAATATTTTTTAATTTCATTACGTTGCTGCTTCACCGTATCAGCACGAAGCTCTTCTTTTATAATCTTAATTAAGTTTGGCATATCCGTCGTTTTAATAAGCCTTGTTGCTTCCACAATTTTAGGTTTATCAATCCTCACACCATCAAGATGCTCAAATGTATCCGTCATTAACATAGGTTTATCAACAATCAAATAATCTACCGCAACCGCTGAATTATCAAAAATCGCTAAATCAATATGTTCATAAAGAGAATTTATATCCTCGCAAGTCGCAACTGTTGCTTTATGGCTATTTTTTAACTTATCTAAAATTCTTTGATTGATTTTATCTATATCCTTAAGACGACTTCCTGTTGTTGGATGAGGTTTGTATATCAGATAAAGATCTGGTTGTTCTAAAATCATATTTACAAGATCCACACCAAAATCGCCCAAAGAGCTATAATTCATCGTTTCATGTGTCCCTTCCCAAGTAGGTGCATATAACACGACTTTTCTTGGAACTGATTTTTCTTTATTACGACTACTTGGTTCTGGAAGATTTGTTACAAATTGCTCAATCTTCTCAATATGATCTAATTGAGGTCGTCCAATTTGGATAAATTTACTCATATCTTTATTTATCAAATTATTCTCATACCTTTCATACGCAAGAGGACCAACAACAAACACATAGTCATATGCTTTAGATTGATTCGTAATCGTTGATAATTTATCACTCTCTCCATGATTGATATGAATATGTAACGCATCATTCACAATCAATGACTGGAAATTTTTATTGCCATGATTTACATATAAAATACATTTAAAATGCCCATTTTGATAAACACTCAGCACATCATCAATGGTACGACAATAGCAAACTGAAAAATCCGTATTCTGTCTCAAAACATCAAAAACATCTGCAAAACGTGTAATAAATGTTACTTTTTTGAATTTTTCTAACTCTTTAAGAACAGCTAACCATTGCTTTACTTGATATAATTGAGCAACGTTACCACTAAAATAAACCGCAATCTCATCATGGCAATTCACATTAGCAAAACAGCCATCAAAAATATTCCCTGCCGATTTTGTTACTTTGAATTCTGATTTTGGTTTTACACTTTCTTTTACTGGCATTTTTAATTTCTCTACTTTCTCACTCTTCTCTATTTTCTTCACTCTAGACTGACCCAGTACATACTTGTTGTACACACGAATAGGATGTCTAATCAGCGTTATTACTTTTTTTACTATCACATAGCACTCCTAAAACTATATAAAAAACAGACATTCATACTTTAAAAATACTATGCCTTTTCTTCTTGAAATTTAGATATAACTTTATTTATCTCTTTCATCTCATCACAAGAGAGGATATCAGAACACGTTTTCTGTCTTCTTATCATTACAACAAATTCTGATATTTCATAATGTAATCCATCCCCAACAAAGTCATAAAATAACTCTATTTCTTTATGTGTATTTTCAAAACGAATAAAGAATTTCTTAGTTAACCACCACGGTGCAGGAATATAAATATACCCCTTCGTTCCTGAAATAACTGCACAACCTTCCTGCTTCATCCCAATACCAACAGTTGATATAGCTATATTGCCATTCTCATGCGTTGTCACAATTCTATTTGCTATATCAACTTTATCCTCCATTATTGGATAAAAAGAGATATCTTTTACATTACCTAAAACTTTTGTTGCTAAAAGCAAAGGATAGCTAGCTAATTCATTGGTTGCACCACCAAAATCACAATCATATTCTCTGGCATTTTTATCATCAACTAACTTGGTGAATGTTGCTCTAACTTCTAATATATCGCCAATAATACCTGATTCTAATTCTGATAATAATTGAGAAAAAGCGGGTAAAAATGCGGTTTTTATAGCTTCCATAAATACAACATTTTGTTGCTCAGCTAAAATAATCAGTTCTTCTAACTCACATTTATTTAAAGTAACAGGCTTTTCACAAAGGACGTGTTTATTGCTCAGAATACATTTTTTTGCATATTCAAAATGCGTTTGATGAGGAGAGGCTATGTAGACGGCATCAATGCCAGAATTTAGAAATTTATCAATATCATCAAATCCATAACTAATGCCATTCCTTGTTATAAAATCATTCACATTTTGAATATTTCTAGAAAAAGCACTTTTGACAATAACATTACAATGTTCATCAATGGAGGAAACAAAACGATTAGCAATACGACCAGTTCCAATAACACCGATATTTATCTCATTTAAGTCTTGGCGAAGCTGGGTGCTAGAAATGCGAGGGGTTCTGGGTAAATATATCACTTCGCAGAAATCTTTTAAGTAATCAAAATGACCTTTCCAATCATCCCCTATCACAAACACATCAACATTCAACTCTTGAATATCTTTTGGCTTCTGATCTTTATCATATTCGATAATTACTTCATCAACGAAGGGCAGATTTTGAATTGTTTTAACCCTTTCTTCTAAAGAATTAACTACGTTAAACTTCCCCCGCTCTCGATCATATAATTCACTCGTTACCCCAACAATCAACTTATCTCCAAATGCTTTCGCTCTTTTTAGAAGATTTATATGTCCTTGATGGAATAAATCAAAAGAACCATAAGTAATAACTGTTTTCATTCTTTATTCCTTACTTTTAATGATAACTTAAATACAACATCAGTATTTAATTTTTTCTAATACTCTCAAACTAGAATCTCCATCTTCATAAGGATTATATCTTTTATTAAAATACGTAAAATCAATATTGTTTGATTGAATATCATTCAGTGCATCAATCAAATCCTTCTCTTTATGACATATCTTACCGGGAATATCTTTATTCAAATCCAGATATATGCCTCTCACCTCTTGTGAATATTCTTCTTTATCATACATATAAAGAAAAATCGGTTTTTCTAATAACAAATAATCAAACATTAAACTTGAATAATCGGTTATCAAAATGTCTGACACCAGCATTAACTCATTGATATTACCATACCTGCTTACATCAATAAAATGCCGATCGCCAGAATCCGCTTTCGTAAAATAATGACCTCTGAATAAAACAACATAATCATTATTTTTCACAAACTTCAAAAACGCCTCTGTACTAAGCTTATTTTCTGCTAAAAAACCTTCTTTCTTATCGTACTTGTTATCTCTAAAAGTCGGTGCATACAAAATAATCTTCTTATCCAAATCTAAGCCTAATTTTTTCTTTAAATTAAGAATCCACGTCTTATCTTGCTTACGAACAACAAGCTCATCATTACGAGGATAACCTAATTCTAAAATTTGCTCGTCGCTAATTAAAAATGCACTTTTCAAACAAGCAGTTACGTGTGGACTAGGAGAAACAAAATATTTGCATTTCTTCGCTTCCAAAGAATATGCATAACGAATCCCCTTTAAACTCGTTGTTGGTTGATTATCACAAGTTAAATCATAGCCTAACTTTTTCAACGGTGTACCATGCCAACATTGGATAATACGCTGATTCGGTTTTCCTTTTAATAAAAAAGGAGTACGGCTATTGAAAATTAAGTATTGGCACTCAGATAATGCTTTAAAATAAGCTGGTGAATTTCTCACAACACATACCGTATTTTTATGAGTAAAAAGCTCCTTAAAATTCACATTATCCATAGAATTTACAGCCCAAATACAAATAGCGGAGGGATCTTCTTTTCTTACTCTATCATAGATAGCACGAGGGGAATCTGAGGCACTTCTTCCCTGAAAACTCTCAAAGAAAAAGCTATTTGGCTTTATGACTTCTCTATACTTGACGCTAAACCATATCCGAGAAATCACTGTATAGCCACATTTAGCTATATAATCCAATAATGGATATCTTGATAAAAATTTTTTTATCGACTTTTTAAAACTCATCTATTATCTCTTTATTTTTCAACTGCTTATTTTAGGCTCCCAATCATCCAAGTACTTAAAATCAGTATTTTTTCCATTTTTATAATAATAAGGAACACCAAGATTGTACTATTTTTAGACAAACAATACCAACGATTATTTATAAAACAAAAGAAGCGGTCACTTTTTTTCAACTTTTTGCAAATTCTTGAAAAAAAGTGACCGCTTACTTATAAAATAAAAACTATTATTTTTTATTCAAATATTTTTCTAACTGACGTTTTTCCCACTCAATGCCTAATGGTGGAAGCCAATCAAATGTTTTTAATCCCTTAATAATTAAAGCTATTCCCCAACCAAGAAATACCCATTGAATCCACCAAGTTTCAGGTGTTGTAATAATATTGATAATAAATAATCCTGTTATTACCACAGCAAATACAAAAAGTTTAATATAAAACGCTTTAATATTGCGTATTTTTTGATAAGCGAGTTTTTCATTTTCTGTTAATGTTAAAGTGCTCGATTCATTTAGAGATGTAGTCGTTGAATTATTCATAGTTAAAGCCTCATTCAAAGTTTTAAAATCAACTTCAAAGACTGCTGCTAATGATTTTACTGATTCGACACTTGGCTTTTGTCCATTTTCAATACGCTGAATAGTACGAGTACTTAAACCGCTCATTTCAGATAATAATTGTTGTGACCAGCCTTTTTCTAATCTTAATTTTTGTATAATCATTGATGACTTCCTTTAAAGTTTAAATAGGCTTTTATTCTAACTATAAATATTTAAAAAAGTGACGACAGCAAGGTGACGTAATACTGACAGATAAGTATATTTACTTATAAATCAAGCAGTTGAATTATATTATTTTTGTAGGGATTTAATGAGCGTAAGCGAATGGAATATTTTCCCGTTAATATTTGAAAGAACGGGAGCAATAACGGGCGGATATACGCAAACTACCTTTGCTAATACCGCCCCTACATAACATTAAACACTCAACAATTTATTCATTCGTTTAATAAATGACGTTGGATCTTCTAACGTACCTTGTTCTGCAAACAGGGCTTGTTCTAATAATAACTCAATCCATTCATTAAACTGTGCTTCATCGGCAATGTCTGCAATATGTTTAACCATTGTGTGATCAGGGTTTAGCTCAAAAGTATATTTTACTTCTGGGGCTTTTTGTCCCATTGCGACAAAAAGTTTCGCCATTTGCGTCCCCATTTCATCAGAATTTGTTGAAACAACTGCTGGTGTGTCGGTTAAGCGGTGGGTTAATACCACATCTTTTACACGATCGCCTAAATAAGTTTTTGCTCTTTCTAAGAATGAACCAAACTCTTCTTGTTGGGCTTTTTGTTGTGCTTCGTCTTCTTTATCTGCTAAGTCGCCTAAGTCTAAATCAGATTTGGTAATGCTTTGTAATGGTTTATCTTGGAACTCGGTTAAGTAGCTGATTAACCATTCATCAATGCGATCGGAAAGCAGTAACACCTCAATGCCTTTTTTGTTAAATAGCTCTAAGTGTGGGCTATTTTTTGCGGCTTGGTAGCTGTCGGCAGTTAAGAAGTAAATCGCTTTTTGTCCTTCTTTCATTCGTTCAATATAGTCAGCAAGAGCAATATTTTGTACGCTACTGTCAGAATGGGTTGAAGCAAAACGCAATAATTCAGCAACTTTTTCTTTGTTTGCTTGATCTTCGCCGACACCTTCTTTTAACACTAAACCAAATTCATTCCAGAACGTTTGATATTGCTCTTTGTCGTCTTTCGCTAATTTTGAAAGCATTTGCAAAGTGCGTTTAGTTAGAGCGTTACGTAATGCTGTGGTGGTTTTGTTATCTTGTAAAATTTCACGAGACACGTTTAATGGTAAGTCGTTTGAATCTAATAAACCACGCATAAAACGTAAGTAATTTGGCATAAAGACTTCTGCATCGTCCATAATAAATACGCGTTGAACATAAAGTTTTAAGCCGTGTTTTTGATCACGTTGGAATAAATCAAACGGTGCTTTTGAAGGGACATAAAGCAAGCTAGTATATTCTTGTTTACCTTCCACTTTGTTGTGTGACCAAGTCAAAGGCTCGGCAAAGTCGTGGCTGATATGTTTGTAAAATTCTTTATATTCTTCATCAGACACATCGCTTTTTGCTCGTGTCCATAAGGCTTGGGCCTTGTTGATTTTTTCCCATTTAGTGCCTTTTTCGTTGCCTTCATCATCAAAATCTTTGGCTTGAATTTCAACAGGTAAACCGATGTGATCTGAATATTTGCTGATAATACTACGTAAACGCCATTCGTTTAAAAATTCTTTTTCTTCTTCACGTAGGTGTAAAATCACATCTGTTCCACGTGTTGGTTTTTCTAAATCGGCAACGGTGTAATCACCTTCGCCTGCTGATTCCCAAATCACCCCTTGTTCAGCGGTTAAGCCTGCTGCACGGGTTTTTACGGTGACTTTATCCGCCACGATAAAGGCAGAATAGAACCCAACCCCAAATTGTCCGATAAGTTGGCTA
This DNA window, taken from Phocoenobacter uteri, encodes the following:
- a CDS encoding XcbB/CpsF family capsular polysaccharide biosynthesis protein, producing MAQLDLNQIQSEVLLAIKDNFDTQKFHTRIYSETTVAFEFLVKDYIIGMSYNIKYKKFSFFLRCDSKTNSTIYDNFIQFIMTTFAEFKPVAKDVEDRRIGFVYSAKNQQDLISMYVRVFTRVYQYINNISPLEIILRAEDIQDSLENFESVLNNDAVNYLGITNQEKKFFVKYARKDKKLTEIVYALNRKGFVAIEHNSGITIFRKMNKNNYAELLPYFSKSFNELNNVLYTIEKPKQYYANNNLVIIFPYTSKCVPDISERYYTHTAPFLTRSIPPNTYIVRICDLGDAMGSHGLNTQFDDGIEQNIQGFIQKIMSLYSIAKENVLLFGISSGATAALYHGLLGKYKNYSVEPFLGNMGYYDNKDPLFLKTLNTPVADSFEKLQGQIGKSAVFNEGFESLIISSPDSEFFYPNIIALKEKIPELSLVTYKDNQIEEHEGFSLIVYYLTYSFINNLLINIRVGDKYLDIT
- a CDS encoding AMP-binding protein, yielding MNELSNLLFKRLVGNTSENIAIENSKESCSWKELSEKITVFIKQYKQLCCADKNNPLIIYGHKEIDFVVAIYGCLLHKIPFIPLDNIYPLSRVNDICEISKACYIYHTDSGIFEQRSSDVVELEEKDLAYLIFTSGTTGKPKGVQIGRESVSNLILWMRDQLRLSSPNIFMNQCLFSFDVSIFDLFGALIYESKVVLNSREDIANPNFWLTFLQKTEISTWVSTPSFALQQLMNPKFNSENLPSLKEFFLAGESLSKQVVTLILNRFPNARVINGYGPTEATIISSFVDITAEMLDSDDDLPIGFPVLNSTLSIDNGEICTSGIHVMRGYLNNPEENSKHLFLSDSESPLYRTGDCGYEKDGLVYCQGRIDEQIKLNGYRIELSEIEAKIFTLKEFNIEKTAVIALRRASGTVLRLVGFYTTSQLESISEAQLKESLQEILPSYMVPSELIKIDEIPTSVNHKVDKKALLQKYFQEKED
- a CDS encoding acyl carrier protein, with protein sequence MSLESKILKMVAKGVQKNKVELGQELISTGLIDSISVMELIMEIKKEFGVEIPFEQIMDIFADTKTLVDFIKKNVK
- a CDS encoding sugar transferase, whose amino-acid sequence is MNILMRTLLIKLLQYWGIQFFIGAFVSLYLVGVVMWNADLHSWFTVAIKGQSLCLMVGVYLCTFFSINRFSIHLHNLSYRYIIPIFSFWLMVALLCLLIFRLSYSVYYLGGSGIVMLSLFLFFEYINMVYDKKIVGYLPFGNIYTPEVSFITWVKIDDAQKVDKNIDIIMADLRAGLPNKWMFFLADCSLKGIPVYHSSRLLEMVLGRVKIDHMYENELGSLLPSKRYQVIKRIIDVFLVIVSLPITFPLLIITGLVVMIDTKAWCIFSQIRIGQGGKPFVMYKFRSMCKRLENTGAKFTKHNDFRITSIGRFIRKTRIDELPQLFNVLRGDMSLIGPRPEQVECVENFNKEIPFYNYRHIVKPGISGWAQVEYGYTENVAETKVKLEYDFYYIKNLSFSFDLLIFFKTIRTIITGFGAR
- a CDS encoding CDP-glycerol glycerophosphotransferase family protein, with the protein product MRILFKRITNPIKYSKIRLFIFLVGLPFSILSIFWMRKQKRIIFNSQYNMQFSHNSKYLFLYFIKYKKEFETSFVIDDDSLRNKLIAQYGNYFISSKGLKNKLYILSAKTWITSSFETPIGGCFHKFRRNVFHLGHGSPLKNIGLLEENIFLFKKVYYSIIKYNFSYFFSVSDVFHKTWQNSLHLKNNQILLSGQSRNDVRLHFNQLELEKKYLESGYKHILYAPTWRPYGDTELCPFKDLDLNILNDFLLDNKIKIHLRLHPCFDDQEINSLLTLTNISILDSNELPDINELLFSFDLLITDYSSIYIDFLMTEKPVLFLPYDIDVYEKYVGFSIDYYKYTPGPKPECMQDFMIDILKLLNSDFYKKERLLVNELLNPILNNQSDGNAEIILSKLV
- a CDS encoding CDP-glycerol glycerophosphotransferase family protein; amino-acid sequence: MIVKKVITLIRHPIRVYNKYVLGQSRVKKIEKSEKVEKLKMPVKESVKPKSEFKVTKSAGNIFDGCFANVNCHDEIAVYFSGNVAQLYQVKQWLAVLKELEKFKKVTFITRFADVFDVLRQNTDFSVCYCRTIDDVLSVYQNGHFKCILYVNHGNKNFQSLIVNDALHIHINHGESDKLSTITNQSKAYDYVFVVGPLAYERYENNLINKDMSKFIQIGRPQLDHIEKIEQFVTNLPEPSSRNKEKSVPRKVVLYAPTWEGTHETMNYSSLGDFGVDLVNMILEQPDLYLIYKPHPTTGSRLKDIDKINQRILDKLKNSHKATVATCEDINSLYEHIDLAIFDNSAVAVDYLIVDKPMLMTDTFEHLDGVRIDKPKIVEATRLIKTTDMPNLIKIIKEELRADTVKQQRNEIKKYFLGDFDYANKQSTKMFIETICQLCDLRDREIENNKKRVDENLI
- a CDS encoding Gfo/Idh/MocA family oxidoreductase, which translates into the protein MKTVITYGSFDLFHQGHINLLKRAKAFGDKLIVGVTSELYDRERGKFNVVNSLEERVKTIQNLPFVDEVIIEYDKDQKPKDIQELNVDVFVIGDDWKGHFDYLKDFCEVIYLPRTPRISSTQLRQDLNEINIGVIGTGRIANRFVSSIDEHCNVIVKSAFSRNIQNVNDFITRNGISYGFDDIDKFLNSGIDAVYIASPHQTHFEYAKKCILSNKHVLCEKPVTLNKCELEELIILAEQQNVVFMEAIKTAFLPAFSQLLSELESGIIGDILEVRATFTKLVDDKNAREYDCDFGGATNELASYPLLLATKVLGNVKDISFYPIMEDKVDIANRIVTTHENGNIAISTVGIGMKQEGCAVISGTKGYIYIPAPWWLTKKFFIRFENTHKEIELFYDFVGDGLHYEISEFVVMIRRQKTCSDILSCDEMKEINKVISKFQEEKA
- a CDS encoding CDP-glycerol glycerophosphotransferase family protein translates to MSFKKSIKKFLSRYPLLDYIAKCGYTVISRIWFSVKYREVIKPNSFFFESFQGRSASDSPRAIYDRVRKEDPSAICIWAVNSMDNVNFKELFTHKNTVCVVRNSPAYFKALSECQYLIFNSRTPFLLKGKPNQRIIQCWHGTPLKKLGYDLTCDNQPTTSLKGIRYAYSLEAKKCKYFVSPSPHVTACLKSAFLISDEQILELGYPRNDELVVRKQDKTWILNLKKKLGLDLDKKIILYAPTFRDNKYDKKEGFLAENKLSTEAFLKFVKNNDYVVLFRGHYFTKADSGDRHFIDVSRYGNINELMLVSDILITDYSSLMFDYLLLEKPIFLYMYDKEEYSQEVRGIYLDLNKDIPGKICHKEKDLIDALNDIQSNNIDFTYFNKRYNPYEDGDSSLRVLEKIKY
- a CDS encoding 2TM domain-containing protein; this encodes MIIQKLRLEKGWSQQLLSEMSGLSTRTIQRIENGQKPSVESVKSLAAVFEVDFKTLNEALTMNNSTTTSLNESSTLTLTENEKLAYQKIRNIKAFYIKLFVFAVVITGLFIINIITTPETWWIQWVFLGWGIALIIKGLKTFDWLPPLGIEWEKRQLEKYLNKK